In a genomic window of Ranitomeya imitator isolate aRanImi1 chromosome 5, aRanImi1.pri, whole genome shotgun sequence:
- the GJE1 gene encoding putative gap junction epsilon-1 protein isoform X1, translating to MGRPNNTTPGLRLLRPPTVIGQFHTLFFGSVRMFFLGVLGFAVYGNEALHFSCDPDKREVNLFCYNQFRPITPQVFWALQLVTVLVPGAVFHLYAACKSIDQEDILQKPVYTVFYIISVLLRITLEVVAFWLQSHLFGFQVNPIFKCDAGSLDKKYNLTRCMVPEHFEKTIFLIAMYTFTVITMVLCVAEIFEILYRRLGFLNNQ from the exons ATGGGTCGTCCAAACAACACAACACCTGGACTGAGGTTG ctcagacctCCAACCGTGATTGGTCAGTTCCACACCCTTTTCTTTGGATCTGTGCGAATGTTTTTTCTTGGTGTCCTGGGCTTTGCTGTGTATGGAAATGAGGCCTTGCACTTCAGTTGTGATCCTGACAAAAGAGAAGTAAACCTCTTCTGCTACAACCAATTTCGACCGATAACACCACAG gtATTTTGGGCCCTACAGCTTGTTACTGTGTTAGTCCCAGGAGCAGTTTTTCATCTCTATGCAGCCTGTAAGAGTATTGATCAAGAAGATATCCTCCAGAAACCAGTTTACACAGTTTTTTATATAATCTCTGTACTGTTAAGGATTACTTTGGAAGTAGTAGCCTTTTGGCTACAGAGTCATCTTTTTGGTTTTCAAGTGAATCCAATCTTTAAATGTGATGCTGGAAGCCTAGATAAGAAATATAATTTGACCAGGTGCATGGTCCCAGAACACTTTGAAAAAACAATCTTCCTAATTGCAATGTATACATTTACTGTAATTACCATGGTATTGTGTGTAGCAGAGATATTTGAGATCCTGTATCGGCGTTTGGGATTCCTAAACAATCAGTAG
- the GJE1 gene encoding putative gap junction epsilon-1 protein isoform X2 gives MFLRPPTVIGQFHTLFFGSVRMFFLGVLGFAVYGNEALHFSCDPDKREVNLFCYNQFRPITPQVFWALQLVTVLVPGAVFHLYAACKSIDQEDILQKPVYTVFYIISVLLRITLEVVAFWLQSHLFGFQVNPIFKCDAGSLDKKYNLTRCMVPEHFEKTIFLIAMYTFTVITMVLCVAEIFEILYRRLGFLNNQ, from the exons ATGTTT ctcagacctCCAACCGTGATTGGTCAGTTCCACACCCTTTTCTTTGGATCTGTGCGAATGTTTTTTCTTGGTGTCCTGGGCTTTGCTGTGTATGGAAATGAGGCCTTGCACTTCAGTTGTGATCCTGACAAAAGAGAAGTAAACCTCTTCTGCTACAACCAATTTCGACCGATAACACCACAG gtATTTTGGGCCCTACAGCTTGTTACTGTGTTAGTCCCAGGAGCAGTTTTTCATCTCTATGCAGCCTGTAAGAGTATTGATCAAGAAGATATCCTCCAGAAACCAGTTTACACAGTTTTTTATATAATCTCTGTACTGTTAAGGATTACTTTGGAAGTAGTAGCCTTTTGGCTACAGAGTCATCTTTTTGGTTTTCAAGTGAATCCAATCTTTAAATGTGATGCTGGAAGCCTAGATAAGAAATATAATTTGACCAGGTGCATGGTCCCAGAACACTTTGAAAAAACAATCTTCCTAATTGCAATGTATACATTTACTGTAATTACCATGGTATTGTGTGTAGCAGAGATATTTGAGATCCTGTATCGGCGTTTGGGATTCCTAAACAATCAGTAG